The sequence AAGGTTTATGAGTGGCCTTGGATTAGCTTAGATTTGACTTCTTTCTTAACTTTTGGCATACAATGGAAAGGTATATAGATTGTCACCAGCTGCGTCTTATTTGTGAAGTGAACCTAACTAGTGGTTTTTTGGAGGGAGCCATTCTATTCAaagttataaaattatttatttacccGAGCTAGCTACTAAAATGAGACTGTAGATAGTGGAGCTGGATTTGGAATATCACGTGGAAGAAAAAATGTGCAAGCATTCTCATGGAGGATGGAGCTGCATATTGTATTTGAATTCCTCAGAGAGCTTGGTCTTAAGTGAGAAACAGAAcgatatatttttttctaacTAGTTTAATCTCTCAAtttcctcaacttttctccaCATATGTGCCACTATACTGCCTTGTCCTCTTCAAAATTACAAATTACAAATTTGTGcattttgtcaaaatcattctaTTGATTATATTCTCCATGTCCAGATTGCCGAAAGCCTCATCATGAAGAGAATGGGCGTTTAACCCATAGGAAAAGAAAGGTACGAAATACAATTTTTAAGGAAATTTTAGGAAATGATTGGCCAAACATTCTTTGACCTATATTCATtcgacaaatttttttttatttatgttaggCTTCAATGCATGCCATGTTAGACTACCAACTTTGTTGTGAGAACAGTTCACTTGGGCATAGGCATGGTGCTGGAAAGGGTCCGATGGCTGCAAATGGTGTTTTAACTAAGAAACATGGCATGGGCAAAGGTTTCATGTCTGAAAACAATGCTCCTGGGAAGAAACATGGCAAAGGGAAAAGTTTAATGACCGTTTGGCGAGTGACAAATCCCGATGATACAGATTTTCCATATGGTGTTGATTTCAGTGAGAGCACcattcaaaaaaagaaaaaaagattgcAACGACAACAGGCTATCGTGGTTTGCTCACTATTCTACCTATTTACAGTTGGCTTGTGATGATTATGCATCTTTTCTTGTTCTATGAAGAGTTGATTAAATACATATTAatctaaatatttgaattttacatcactcgaaaacaaaataaaagtcAGTCATTCCGTGTGTAGAGAAAATTAGCTAGCAAAGAACAGACTAGGAGGAAGACTTCCCTGAGAGGTAGAAAGGTAAAATATGTTCATGCTTTTGTATTTATCTTACTAGGAAATTCACCCATTTTTGACTGGTCAATGATCTATAGTTTCACACTTACCATTCTATAACGGCAGGTGGAATGCCAGAAAGTCCAAAAACAGAAACAGCCTTGTAAAGAAAAATGTGATCTTGCTCTCGAAGATGTGAAATGTCTAGAAAGTACTGAACATTTTGCAGTGCTACTTGATGACGAAGAACTGGAGCTTCAAGAATTGCAGGCTGGACCAAATCCCTTATCCTGTTCTGCACACTTTCCGACCAATGGATCACGTGGTTGTTCACTTTGCAAAGGTTATTCTACTGCTCTTTTTTCCATTTATAATGTTTATCACAGTTTCACTTAGAATAAACTGAATAAACAAACCACTGCCTTGCAATAAACACGCTCTAGTTAGACTGAGTTTAATATGCCCCTCAGTTCATCCTTACGATACGTTCATACATTTATAGATTTGCTTGCCAAGTTTCCTCCAAGATCCGTGACAATGAAGCAGCCCTTATTTATACAACCTTGGGCATCCTCACCAGAGCTTATGAGTAAACTTTTTAAGGTATCAGCTGTTAATTCTGTTATGATCACATGTTGCACTTGACCATGGATGGATGCAAATTGTTAAGCTTCACCCAATTTTTATGTATGTTAAAGcaattatcttttttttttataagacatgaataaaatatctttattcttaAGACAGTTCGTAATCCTGGAATTTGTGACCCACCTTGACATGTTTCATGTGTAAATATATTTTACATATTATCTCAGCAGGGCAGTAAGTATTGTACCTCACGACATTCTCATTTATCTGTTCAAATTACCCATTATTGTGGTGAATGCTAATTTGTGGGTTAAAGAGCTGTGCTTCTAGTTCAAGCTTGAGAGAGACCTTATTTTCTCTTCAAAAGGAAGTAGTTGCCATAAATTTCACAAGCAGGAAACTGCTGTgcttttctatttttttctttttgctgAATCTTTAATATTCAgagaatttatttttgatttgagCTGCGGAGTCTTGAAGAAAGTAAGACAGCATAGTCCAGTGATTGCTAATAGAAACTTGAGTTTGTGTTTGTAGAAAATAGAAATCTTCAGCTAAGATGTACAATAATTAGCTGAGGGTTATAGCATCATTTTAAACTACATGCCCAGTTACTATCAGCATATTTTATATGTATTATGCATAACATTAGACTCTGATAATTTAAAGAAAGTAAGTCTATCAATTGTTTTTCTGTTTGTGATCACCTTCCTGCATTATCTACTCTTATTACACCGACTTAAAAATCATTTGCTTGACATTTCCACAATTAGGACTTCGCGCACCAGTCCTTACTATTTTTTTTCCTGATTTATTTGAAGGTTTTCCAGTTTCTTTGTACGTATGCTTGCACAATCAGCATGTACTCATTCACATTAGAGGAGTTTGCACATGCCTTTCATGATAAGGTAATTTGATGTCACTGCAATATTCTATTTATTAGTATTTAACATGGTATGTTTAAGTCCACAGGTTATTCATTTTAACAGTTCTGGTTTTCTATGTACTCTCCTTCTGGTTTTCAGGATTCCTTGTTACTTGGGCAAGTACATTTGGCCCTTCTGAAGCTACTTTTGAAAGATGTTGATAGGGAGCTTGGTAGAGGATTTCTTTCTCATGCCAGCAAAAATTGCAAGTTTTTGCGGTTACTCCACTCGGTGAGTTGCGCTATGTTGAAGCATAGCAAACCCCTAGGGATTTTTGTGCGTATTCAGTTGTGCAAAATGTGTTTTCAAATTATTTGCTTGTTATGCTTATACATCCTACTTGAAGAAGTGGCTGAAGGATTCTACTCTATTAGATTAACAACTAAAATCATAATTTGAGCAATGGTGTACGGATTAAAGATTCGGTGATTTCTGCTGTCAAAGCTAGTTAATTAATCTGACATGATTGTAATGTCGCTGTTGTAACCTTCCGTCCTTCACTTTTTGTCAGCTTGAACATCACACATCTGTTCTAGAGTTGTGGCAGAATTCATTAAACCTCCTTACATGGGCGGAAATACTTCGTCAGGTATTGGTTGCTGCTGGTTTTGGTCCGAAGCTCAGCATGGAACCTAAGGAAGCGAGCGACAAGGTTTTACTTATATTCTGGCGTGATCACACCTAACTTATAATAATCGATTGCTACATTATTCTCTCTCCTATGCATATACATATGCCCTTTTCACTCTTGCATTTTGGACATGGAGCATCTGCATCATAACTTGTCAACATTTACTTTAGCATATTGTTTTGTAAGAGATCATGTATCTTATGAACCTTTGTCTGCCTGaatatattttgttttatcttaATCTTGGTTTTGCTCTGTAGGAAGTTAATCTAATGGAAAAGTACAGCTTAAGTCCCGGTACATTGAAGGGAGAACTATTCAATATCTTGTTGAACCAAGGAAACGGTGGGATGATGGTCTCAGAGTTGGCACAATCTTCATCTGTATGTTTGTATATAACCATGATAATTATAAGCAAACATTCATTTTCCTGTTGGATAGAGTGAAAAATATCAGATAATTAGGTATTGTGGCTCTTAGTGGTACTGTCTGTTATTCTTTGCAGATTGTTGAGTTGAGCCTTGCGGATACATTAAACGATTTGGAAAACTTAATCACCTTAACTCTGTCGGGTGACATGACATTGTTTGAAAAGATTTCCTCGTCTGGATATCGTTTGCGGATCAATGCTGCTGCGaaagaatgtgaagattgccCATCTGGTTCTGAAGACTTTGGGAGCGTagatgatatttctgaagtCAGTATTGGACAAGACAATGAGAATGATTATGAGCATGGTTCTAGGGATTCCAGTCCATTTGAACTTGGGCAAAATGTTTATAGAAATCGATCTGAAATGTTGATAATGTACAATGAAATTGATGAGAGCTATCCAGGAGAAGTGTGGTTGTTAGGACTCATGGAGGGTGAATATTCAGATTTAAACATTGACGAGAAGCTTAGTGCCTTATCCGCATTGATTGATCTACTTAGTGGTGGATCCACTGTCAGGATGGAGGTAATCCCTTGGATTGTTTTGCGTATCTTTTTCGATAAAGTTTATGCCTGTCCTTGTCAGTCAGTTGCTCCTCAGAGTTTTATATCTTGTTCGGTTGTTGTATTTTATTGTTGCATTTGCTTTGCTACTGCAGGTGTTAAAGGACTATCCATTCAAGTGTGTTAGTACGTGATTATTTGTACAAAATCCTTTAAGTCACTCTAATCAGATCATGGCCTGACTTTTAAGGATTCACTGGATAGAAACTTATTATCTTATaaattgataattaaaataagcTTGTTTTTGTTTATCTATCTCTGTGATTAAATGATGGAAGCTGTCAAGTGATCAATCAACATGTTATCAAATGTCGCAACACAATCAAGAGGGAAAAGGCTTTATAGAAGGAACTTGTACAATAAACACATTTTCTTCCTCGTCTGTGAATTGTTATacaatcatataaatcatgtgGAGATGCGTAGAAGATAGCAAAACTGAGGAGAAAGCTTTTGGAGGAACTGGTGAGAAATATCCTTCAATTAATTAATACTCCCTCCGTCCCATATATAATGTCTTTTTTGgattttcacacagattaagaaaaatgtattggaaaagcaaattttatataaattttctattttatccctatttaatgtattaaaaaatgattgcacaattttcaaagtatagttaataggggtatattagtaaagaagtataaaaaaatattactaaatatggtatatgactatatatttgggacaaataaaaaaggaaacagagacaatataattgggacggagggagtatATTTTAAGGATAGGATGAGATTTTGAAGGTTGGTGGAAGCAACAATTATCCATGTTTAGTGTAGCCGCCTATGCGACACAACAATTGAACCATGTTGCTTGATAGTcgtcatttaaattatttgaatgGTACGACTATCACTACCTCTTGCTTTTGGTACAACGACAGATGTAATCAACCACCGATATCAAAACCAAAGTCATATATCCTTATTGAACCCTGTAGCTACCTAGACATGACACTTGGTCTGATCtaccttttaaaatatttaaattatactATTACCGTAAGCTACAACTAATGGTATGATGCCAAACAACTGATTCTATAATTGTACGTGTGAGCAacattgaaatttgaaattcttTGGTTTAAGTGCAACTAAAGGAGTTGACCATTATGGTTGTAACTTTTGTAATGTACCAAGGAGGATAGAGATTGAAAGGTAATGGAGGTTGTGATTTTGAAATTTCAGCTAAAACCGCGAAGTTTCTTCGTCTGACCTAATGTCTTTCACACGCATGCTGACCAGGATTGAGTAAATTAATGATCAACTAAACTGCAAGAATATTAGGGTTTCAGTGAGGTTTTGCAGTTCTTGTGATCGCAATGTTTAGTTTTTTGGTAAAACACGGTAAAAAGACACGACTCCTGtttacaaaataaattatatgatCTATAAAAAGTGTTAGCGAATTATTTCTCGGTCCactgcattaaataaattattggtaGATTCACATCTTAGGTTTCACCGAACCAGAAGCTAAGTCTTTTTTTCTAGATCAAGAGTTTGGAGAAACTTTGCTGGAATAATTCCACGTTTCTTGACCAAATGGACTGGATGCTGCTCAATGTTTCTGTTAAAGGGGACTGGTCATGAAACTTTGCAGCATGTATCATTTTTTACGTGCTCTTTAACTTCTAACAAAAGTTGAATGGTTTTCGTCCATTTttctatttaaattaaattgagATGAATTGGTGTTATTATATCTTTTGGATGTTAAATTTATCGTGCATTGTATAATATCGTTGAGCTTTTAAATTGTTTCATCACCTTATTGTTTTGGTGTCTCTTGTTTAGCGAGGAAATATGCTGCTCAAGATTAAAAAAGTTGAAGTGCCTTTTTGTCATCTGTATTACCTTTTCATCGTTTGTTACACTTTTCATACAGGATCCTCTGGCATCCATCACAGAATGTTCtcaaaatatcaatatttatgGTTCTGGAGCAAAAATAAAGAGATCAACCACGAAGCAATGTAATTTGCCACTAATAGGAAGTTGTGGGCAAACACTTGGTAACCTTGGTACTGGTACATCAGAGCAACCTACTGATTCTTTGGTTACCATGTCAAAAATTAGTGATGAAGAAAAGTGTGAAAACATGAAAACGATTGCGGAGGAATTCGAAATAGATGACTATATACATCCTATGCAGTCTATCTTTCTCGGTTCTGATCGTAGGTACAATAGATACTGGGTGTTCTTGGGGCCTTGTGATGAAACAGATCCTGGACACAGGAGGATTTACTTTGAATCTTCTGAGGATGGCCACTGGGAGGTGATTGATACGCGAGAGGTGAACTTTGCTGCTTTCTCTCCTTAAATAGATTataacacaaatatttttcgtGACTGGGTTTAATTGCTTCTCTTCTTGTTTGTCATCTGATTTCAGTCTCTGTGCACTTTGATGTCGACTTTGAACCGTAGAGGTGCCAGGGAGGCCCAGCTTCTGGCATCTTTGGAGAAACGAGAAGCATTTCTTTTCCCAGAAATGTCTAATACGCATAATGATGTTGAAAACGGGAAGCTTGTCCCATTTGATCAATCTGAAATTAATACTTCCAGGGAGTCTAGTTCCTCACCAGTGTCTGACGTAGACAACCATTTAAACTTGAATGAAATCTCAAACAATCCTTCTTCTACTGGCACAGCACTAGTTGAAGATGGGTTGCAAGGGGGACAGACTCAGATATCAGGTCATTCATTAGCTTTTGATGTATATCTGTGGAAGTCATTTTACCATAAACTCAAAACTGTTAAAAATACGAAGAAGGCATATCTTGATTCACTCAGAAGATGTGATCAATGCCATGACTTATACTGGCGAGATGAAAAGCATTGTAGAATTTGCCATACAACATTTGAGCTTGATTTTGATCTAGAAGAGAGATATGCAATCCATTATGCAGTATGCCAAGCCAATAGTGATGCTAGTAAATGCCGACGACCAAGGGTTCTATCTTCCCGATTGCAGGCGCTCAAAGCTGCAATCTATGCAATTGAGGTAGGCTTTCTTCAAGcttaacattttattttatattaaggATGCACATGAATAAAACACAATCAAAGATCTTAAACTTTTATTGGCATGAGCCTGCTTCTTGGACACACCTTAGCAGTTTGTGGATTACATGCAACTAAATTTCACCATGTATATTCGAGATTACGGCTTTGTGCTCGCACACTTTTCAATGACTCACACACTTCTCAATGACTCGAGTGTATACCCAAGATGTTTTCTAGAAAGGCAACTGTAGTCAACCCAACTGTTTTATATGAAGATCCATTCTAAACATTTAGATGCACctatttttcagtttttgtcTTGCTCTTCCCATTAACTTGTTTAAAACAAACTTCTGTCCCTATCAGTTCACTTCTTTCATTATTTGCTCTTCCCATTCCCTTAAACTATGTAATACGTTTAGTTGGAAGCATTTATTAGTTTCTTGCCGCTTGATTTTGTGTTCATATGAGATGAGCAAACCAAATGTTTGGACAAAATTTTATACATAGTTTAAGCATGTAATGACTTTGCAGTTAATTGTACCTGAAGATGCCTTGTTTGGCTCTTGGAAGAGATCTGCTCACAATCTTTGGGTCAATAGGTTACGACGAGCCTCAACTTTAGCTGAATTTTTGCAGGTGGTTAATAATGCATCCGATACTTTTTCTCTAACAGATATTTACTTTCAGAATACTATAATTATAAAATTCTTCTACTTTACAATGTTTCAGGTTCTAGCTGATTTTGTTGCTGCTATCAAAGAAGATTGGTTTTATCAAAATAGTAATACTTCTGGTTCATATTGCAGCCAAGACTACTTATTTTCAGACTTTTCAACCGTGCCACATACATATTCAGCAGTTGCGTTATGGATAGTGAAATTGGATTTATTGGTTGCCTCTCATATGGAGAGCtgtaaatatcaaaataaatctAAAAGCTGCAGGTTGACTTGAAGGTACACATTTCACCATTCTGAGTTTTGTTTCAACGATGCTTCATTCTTTTTCGGTTGTATCTCAATAATTCTAGGGTTCTAGTGTTAATCCAACATTCATTTGATTGAAACACGTGGCACTATATTCTGTTTTCGATCTTGTCTGCCATTTCCATGTGTAACGTGCACACTGATTTGGAGGCTGGAGCATGGGTGGTTGAATGGCGTGGGAGGGGACATTCTAGTTTATTTGAGTCGTTGGTTACTGACCAATGCTATTACAGAATCCTTTTACGTTTTGCTTATGTTAAATAAGGTTTTATTTCTATCGAATACAACTTAAAGTGCAATCAATTTATTCCCTAGTTTGGTTATTCTTTCTTTGGTAAATGACCTTTCACACTCTCCATCTTAATTTCAATGATTGTCCGTAAGGCTGTAACGATTTGCTTTAGGATGATCCTCCTGCTATGAAATAGTCATAATAGAGTTGCTCTTGCTCTCGAGTCCTCGACCATCCCCTAGGCCCTATCTACTCAGACCGATTAATTTTTAGTTCTTCATAATTATTTCGCCTACCAATTCTTCCTTTAGTTGTCATAAATAAACAAGTTATTGTTGAAATAATTGTGACAAGATGTGAGAACATTAATGCCATGGTTGGAAAATACACTTCATTTACTTTTACTTTGTATTATTGTATAtataatgattaaaaaaatctaCAAAACCAATAGTTGCTCTTTTGATTTTGTGTTCAGTTACTTCATAAAAACTAGCGCCTTTTTGCACGTGTTGTGTACTTGTACAATcgatttttttatcattaatttttaattaagtcaATCGTTTTTTTATTagtgttttactgtttttagttCAGTCAATTTTGGTAAAAAACTTATCAATTATACTTCGTATCAGTATAAAGAAGAGCTTAGAATTTAGAAATTGTTCGATTTCGATTTCGGATATTTTGAGGGATTGGAAGTTTTTAAGTTGTTGATGTGATGGGGCTTTTGTTTACCCTTTTGTCTGCGACGGATTTGTTGCCAGCCTTTTGTAATTATTaactttttatattaatatatcttcgtttcttattaaaaaaaaagttatacTTTGTATCAGTATATCACATTATCAATTAGTaaattgaataataaatatttta comes from Henckelia pumila isolate YLH828 chromosome 4, ASM3356847v2, whole genome shotgun sequence and encodes:
- the LOC140866890 gene encoding homeobox-DDT domain protein RLT3 isoform X1, producing MVNKRPISSRKDSAECGNGFTCDGNDSKKRKSRKHDRQRLFMTENDYRTRLQEVLYSPEHILMKIFRKDGPTLGAQFDSLPSIAFLPDCRKPHHEENGRLTHRKRKASMHAMLDYQLCCENSSLGHRHGAGKGPMAANGVLTKKHGMGKGFMSENNAPGKKHGKGKSLMTVWRVTNPDDTDFPYGVDFSESTIQKKKKRLQRQQAIVRKLASKEQTRRKTSLRGRKVECQKVQKQKQPCKEKCDLALEDVKCLESTEHFAVLLDDEELELQELQAGPNPLSCSAHFPTNGSRGCSLCKDLLAKFPPRSVTMKQPLFIQPWASSPELMSKLFKVFQFLCTYACTISMYSFTLEEFAHAFHDKDSLLLGQVHLALLKLLLKDVDRELGRGFLSHASKNCKFLRLLHSLEHHTSVLELWQNSLNLLTWAEILRQVLVAAGFGPKLSMEPKEASDKEVNLMEKYSLSPGTLKGELFNILLNQGNGGMMVSELAQSSSIVELSLADTLNDLENLITLTLSGDMTLFEKISSSGYRLRINAAAKECEDCPSGSEDFGSVDDISEVSIGQDNENDYEHGSRDSSPFELGQNVYRNRSEMLIMYNEIDESYPGEVWLLGLMEGEYSDLNIDEKLSALSALIDLLSGGSTVRMEDPLASITECSQNINIYGSGAKIKRSTTKQCNLPLIGSCGQTLGNLGTGTSEQPTDSLVTMSKISDEEKCENMKTIAEEFEIDDYIHPMQSIFLGSDRRYNRYWVFLGPCDETDPGHRRIYFESSEDGHWEVIDTRESLCTLMSTLNRRGAREAQLLASLEKREAFLFPEMSNTHNDVENGKLVPFDQSEINTSRESSSSPVSDVDNHLNLNEISNNPSSTGTALVEDGLQGGQTQISGHSLAFDVYLWKSFYHKLKTVKNTKKAYLDSLRRCDQCHDLYWRDEKHCRICHTTFELDFDLEERYAIHYAVCQANSDASKCRRPRVLSSRLQALKAAIYAIELIVPEDALFGSWKRSAHNLWVNRLRRASTLAEFLQVLADFVAAIKEDWFYQNSNTSGSYCSQDYLFSDFSTVPHTYSAVALWIVKLDLLVASHMESCKYQNKSKSCRLT
- the LOC140866890 gene encoding homeobox-DDT domain protein RLT3 isoform X2, yielding MVNKRPISSRKDSAECGNGFTCDGNDSKKRKSRKHDRQRLFMTENDYRTRLQEVLYSPEHILMKIFRKDGPTLGAQFDSLPSIAFLPDCRKPHHEENGRLTHRKRKASMHAMLDYQLCCENSSLGHRHGAGKGPMAANGVLTKKHGMGKGFMSENNAPGKKHGKGKSLMTVWRVTNPDDTDFPYGVDFSESTIQKKKKRLQRQQAIVRKLASKEQTRRKTSLRGRKVECQKVQKQKQPCKEKCDLALEDVKCLESTEHFAVLLDDEELELQELQAGPNPLSCSAHFPTNGSRGCSLCKDLLAKFPPRSVTMKQPLFIQPWASSPELMSKLFKVFQFLCTYACTISMYSFTLEEFAHAFHDKDSLLLGQVHLALLKLLLKDVDRELGRGFLSHASKNCKFLRLLHSLEHHTSVLELWQNSLNLLTWAEILRQVLVAAGFGPKLSMEPKEASDKEVNLMEKYSLSPGTLKGELFNILLNQGNGGMMVSELAQSSSIVELSLADTLNDLENLITLTLSGDMTLFEKISSSGYRLRINAAAKECEDCPSGSEDFGSVDDISEVSIGQDNENDYEHGSRDSSPFELGQNVYRNRSEMLIMYNEIDESYPGEVWLLGLMEGEYSDLNIDEKLSALSALIDLLSGGSTVRMEDPLASITECSQNINIYGSGAKIKRSTTKQCNLPLIGSCGQTLGNLGTGTSEQPTDSLVTMSKISDEEKCENMKTIAEEFEIDDYIHPMQSIFLGSDRRYNRYWVFLGPCDETDPGHRRIYFESSEDGHWEVIDTRESLCTLMSTLNRRGAREAQLLASLEKREAFLFPEMSNTHNDVENGKLVPFDQSEINTSRESSSSPVSDVDNHLNLNEISNNPSSTGTALVEDGLQGGQTQISGHSLAFDVYLWKSFYHKLKTVKNTKKAYLDSLRRCDQCHDLYWRDEKHCRICHTTFELDFDLEERYAIHYAVCQANSDASKCRRPRVLSSRLQALKAAIYAIELIVPEDALFGSWKRSAHNLWVNRLRRASTLAEFLQPRLLIFRLFNRATYIFSSCVMDSEIGFIGCLSYGEL